One Candidatus Aminicenantes bacterium genomic window, GAACGAACTGGCGCAAGGGAGAAAATTCGGCGTGCGCATTTTCGAAAACGAACTGCCCATCCCCGCCAAGGTGGCCGTTGTCTGCGACCTGCTCGGCTTCGACCCGCTGCACGTGGCCAACGAGGGCAAGGTGGTCATGGCCGTGGCGCGCCGCGACGCGGCCAGGGCGCTGAAAATCATGCGTGGCCATCCCCTGGGCAAAGGAGCGCGCCTGATCGGCGAGATCACGGCGGAAAATCCCGGCCGGGTGACCATGGCCACCCGCGCCGGCAGCGAACGCATCGTCATGCCCCCGTCCGGGGAGATCCTGCCCCGCATCTGCTGATGCACGAGGGAGCCATCGCCACCACCATTATCCAGAACATCCTGGAAGTCCGGGAACAGGAAAAATTCGCTTCAATAAAAACCGCAACCGTCCTCATCGGCCGTTTGCACCACGTCGTCCCCGAGGTGCTGCAGAACCATTTCCGCTTGTTGAAAAAGGAACATCCCCCTTTAATCCGCTGCAAACTGGTCATCAAGATCGCACCGGTGGCCATCACGTGTCGCGGGTGCAACAAAGTTACCGTCCTCGAGCAAGCCGCCTTCGTTTGCCCGGCCTGCGCTTCGACCGCCATCGAGATCACCGGCGGCAGGGAGATGCATCTGAAAGACATAATTGGTGTAAGGCAGCACAAACTATCCACCGACCTTGGTGGATATAGTTTGTCTGCCCCTGCAAAGGGGCGTAAGGCGGAAGGTGTAGGGTTGAAGAATAAAGATAAAATAAAAGGGCAAAAAAAATGAGCTCATAAAACTCACCCCCTTCAGGTGGCAGACCGATCAGATCGGCCAGGATAGGCGGATGATTGGTACTGCGAACCGCCCTTACAAAAAGAAAATAACAAATCTCAAGCACCAAATTCCAAACAAATTCCAAATTCCAAATTTCAGTGTCCTAAACCAATGTATAAGTAATTGTCTATTGTAGGGAACGCAAATTTGCGTTCCCTACCAGAACATCTGTGTCCTTGAATTTTTCGTAGGGGCGATCCGCAGCACAAATTATCCGCTTCAGTGGATATGATTTGTCTGCAAACGAAGTTGCCGGATCGCCCAGATCTCGATCATAATTGATATTACGGCCGATGCGATGCCAGGGCGGGGCACCGCCCCGCCCCTACGCATTCACCCTCGGGTTTGATGAATCAAACCCCTACCCTATTTTTTTAATTTGAATTATTTTTTTGATGCTTGGGATTTGGAATTTTGCTCTTTTTTCTTACCGTACACCGTCAACCGTACACCGTAAACCAAGTCTTTTATTTCATCCCTGGCTTGTTCTTCAATATCTC contains:
- a CDS encoding hydrogenase maturation nickel metallochaperone HypA, which encodes MHEGAIATTIIQNILEVREQEKFASIKTATVLIGRLHHVVPEVLQNHFRLLKKEHPPLIRCKLVIKIAPVAITCRGCNKVTVLEQAAFVCPACASTAIEITGGREMHLKDIIGVRQHKLSTDLGGYSLSAPAKGRKAEGVGLKNKDKIKGQKK